The genomic stretch agacagtaagaagagccagccttcttgttttttagtcggcattgtgccttttgtatataattccgatgcaatctctgtgtttcatcgataataagacgctcagagggatacagtaaacctgaagtgaagcatcggaatctataactagtgtcacaggaatggttcaaaacatagaccgtaagaagagtcagttttcttgtaattaagtcggcattgtgccttttgtatttaattccgatgcaatttatgagtttcatcgtcaataagaaggtcacagggatacagtaaacctgaattgaagcatcggaatctgtaactagtgtcacaggattggttcaaaacatagacactaagaagagtcagtctttttgtacttaagtcggcaatgtgccttttgtatttaattccaatgcaatttctgtgtttcatcgtcaatacgaaggtcagagggatacagtaaacctgaagtgaagcatcagaatctatgactagtgtcacaggtatggttcaaaacattgacagtatgaagtgtcagtcttcttgtacttaagtggggattgtgacttttgcatttaattccgatgcaatatctgtatttcttcgtcaataagaacgtcagagggatacagtaaacctgaagtgaagcatcggaatctataaccagtgtcacaggaatggttcaaaacatagacagtaagaagagtcagttctcttgtacttaagtcggcaatgtgccttttttatttaattccgatgcaatttctgtgtttcatcgtcaataagaaggtcacagggatacaataaacctgaagtgaagcgtcggaatctataactagtgtcacaggagtggttcaaaacataaacagtaagaagagtcagttttcttgtacttaattcggcattgtgccttttgtatgtaattccgatgcaatttctgtgtttcatcgtcaataagaaggtcagagggatacagtaaacctgaagtgaagcatcggaatctataactagtgtcacaggaatggttaaaagcatagacagtaagaagagtcaattttcttgtacttacgtcgccattgtgccttttctatttaattccgatgcaatatctttgtttcggcgtcaataaaaggtccaaggggtgcagtaaacttgaagtgaagcatcggaatctaaaaccggtctcacaggaaaggtgcagcatagacagtaagaagagccagtcttcttgtacttgagtcggcattgtgccttttgaatttaattccgatgcaatatctgtgtttcttcgtcaataagaaggacagagggatacagtaaacctgaagtgaagcatcggaatctataactagtgtcacaaaaatggttcaaaacatagacagtaagaagagccagtcttcttgtacttgagtcggcattgtgccctttgtatttaattccgatgcaatttctgtgcatcattgtcaataagaaggtcagagggatacagtaaacctgaagtgaagcatcggaatctataactagtgtcacaggaatggttcaaaacatagacagtaagaagagtcagttttcttgtacttaagtcggcattgtgccttttgtatttaattccgatgcaatatctgtgtttcatcgtcaataagaagctcagagggatacagtaaacctgaaatgaagcatcggaatctatatctagtgtcacaggaatggttcaaaacattgacagtaggaagagtcagttttcttgtacttaaatcggcattgttccttttgtatttaagtccgatgcaatttctgtgtttcatcgtcaataagaagatcagagggatacagtaaacctgaagtgaagcatcggaatctataacttgtgttacaggaatggttcaaacatagacagtaagaatagtcagttttcttgtacttaattcggcattgtgccttttgtattttaaggaaccatttgcactcgagcacagacaatacttaatttagttaacttagattatatgtatcgattttttaagacaagagaatgcaaaataaagcaattaacaccgctgtcttgtcacagccagtaggcatcaactctcatgtcattcgttgtcctagaaggacttaatattttatGCGGCTCCgtagttagccatattgatatttattagcagaaaagaggcgcagaattaataagtcgctctcatttgtgaatgatctgccattatttatctagaattttacgtaagtgtaatttatatcgtaatgtatatgttgaaatgaatatatgtttatttaatcgtatgcttttctttgttttagtagttttagtcactccattttcatgattgatgctgaggtcagatatcagactctgtctacaaaaaaaaaatacataatgagccctggctacgttccgtacatcttcggacgtgcgaagctcaattaattcacggcgtaaaattttaatccctcaattacttatccaaacgaataacaattattattattacaaattattattattatattttagtattattttattttatattttttatttgttacactggcgactatgtgccaggactcattattgtatctgtactacaactaattgttctttttcatgtacatcctgaccggtgacgagaatattgaagaaacgaataaaatctggagacaatttggactggaaatgcaatcttcgcatcaagacgatatgtacggtaagacgcagcactcgcgcatccacaattgattccaagcacatttttcattcaaaattatttttctcagcattaaattcaatattcagtttccattcagtaattttttccaaatttcgcgaaatctcattattcagacgattacattccgatccaacaatacgcaagttacattgcacaatatggccgacattgtacaagattcaagcaacatggctAGTCACCATGAACATGTATGCTACTTTCGatctttaaagtcatctctcaatcattctcagtcatttaaacacacacataggcagtacattttcacactacgcgcttaaacaatttttttcttgcacacaatttattcacgatatggtaaaaactcgacaccagtacacaatggaacaacaatcaagtaatgcaaacatggatacacagacacattcagacacagaaattaatacagacacgcaaacacatCAAAATAATCCGCTACCGACACAAATAAACGCCGAGAGGAGCAATTCAGAACCAAACCTGAGAgaccacgtcacgtctaatgacgcggcgggggcaagctcattttgcaataaaaattttggcgctatactgaattcaattttggaaggcatatccaatattaagcaagataatgacgaaaaattctcacaattaatgacagacaatgcagccttcagaaatgacataaaatcagacttcgccatactgactcaaaaggtagatgaaattaatacacgtctttccgaacaggtcgacgatcttacggaaaaattcgaaaatttagaattacgacaaagcgacaatgccaatcacatccatgacttgacaaaaacctgtgaaactattaattgcaaactagaatcaaacacgcacgcatgtgacgaaattaatttaaaggtgaatacaatagaaacaaacgtagctgacattcacaaacagattcacacaacaatacagatagaggctgaaccccatttgtctcgcattaattcacaatttaaagaatggacggcacacaaagacgaaatttttgaagaatgtatacagaacaaattgccacatattgtgcacgattctgtagtggaatacatgaacaacaatagacaagtaatcgatgacgatatgcaaacaaagacaactcaatgccaagcacaacagaatagtacacccactacacatttttacacacacagaagaaaatctcgattcggaaatgaacacatgtactcacacgaatttcaacactcaaatacacaatacactgacacgcatagcaacagatacccatcacccgaaatacaatacaattatcattctgatgaagaaccatgtacacacagggaagaattcaatgattacacggaaagaaacagacgaacacgtaacaaagaagaagaaaggctattcaagcaccgtaaattccaaccttttataccaggcaaaaacactgtacaccctgtcatcttcttaaaagcttttagaaacgcattcccacgttcgtggagcgaccacaaacgcattgcgtacgttgtggattacattcaaggggacgctgctgtctgggcttaccatgaaagcgacagatgtgtaacatacgagcagtttgaacgcgccttcttgaataagttttggtcacccactgtgcaggaacgcatccgcaaacaagtcactgaacccgaacacttcaatcctaaaaacggcaacctgcgcagatatttcgagaagtacctaaacatgacacacttccttaatgaaccagtgaaaccaaaagatgtgatccgatcactgaaagcaagacttccttttaatattaaagagaaattactgtacttaccggacgacgatcctgaatattttatggaaaagttagatgctgttgatttactatatgaagaacaagaaccaacacacaactcacgcagtaggaatcaacatgtctacattgctacattaccaaacacacagcaaaattcacaacacacagtaaacatgcaaaacagtcaccacaactcacagctgcacacaaacaacaactataactatacacagggagataacccgtacaaaaaacgaagaaacaacaattttaattcaagaagcaataatggaaacaacaacggacacaaagcaaaacacaaacactggcaaagaaacaacaacacagattacacaagaaatggaacacttaCACCGCACTTTAATCAGAACGACAACCAGTATGatgtgagacagtggcaaacaccgcaaccgccaccacaaaatcatattcagatgccacaagggaattttgcgcaaacaagcaacacaaaccaacaagtgacttcagccaAACGAAACCAGACAGGTgattggcaaagacaatatccaaatgtaaatattattgaggtagctaatgaaactacaactacacttaccaatgaccagacaaaccaggtaaactagaaccagtcattactgagccccaggtcgtgactgaggaacatttggggggcaacttcaatttagaaactatgtttgaatacacacttgctagtgaaactgtgaaacaagaaaaattaacatttacacaacaagagttgcctacactattcttaagatataatgaaagtggaaacttagctgatgatctgataaatgacaacacacaatgtcacaatgtaaagaaaagatttgtactgtcttccacctcaggcattgtaggaggtatacctactaacataattattgatacaggagctgctgtcagtgtgatttctcacaatttttatactatgatgaagaaaacttctaagataccagagttcccagttcagaactgtttaatattaactgcattaggtaataagtcaagtagagttaataagcaggtatttgtgactgttaatatgggaaatggaatcgtacaatggcctttcctagttgtccaaaaccttgctgccaattgtatattgggtattgattttctttgcgagaaggactgtactatagacttctccaaaggcatttgttattttaagtatgaaggcagagacatagttttgaacttggacactcgactagtagaccataacaagcactgttctggctacaagatacaAATTATACGTGAGACTGACATAGATTCCACACAGCAACCTGTATCACacggtgaggtagtgaatgatgtacttacacaaattaattctaagttatcagaatgtgatgctattaatgaagaggagagatcccagcttaaacatattttacttaagaataaggatgttttcactagtaagccaggtaggatcaacacatatatgtatacgattgaagtcaagcctcaccaaatctattaccacaagtcatacaatgtacctctagctctgcgacctgcagtttgggaagaactaaagaaaatgattgcatggaatattatagaaccatcaacatctccatattgtagccctttgcatgtagtgaaaagacacaatggaagtatcaggttagtattagatgcaagagctatcaaccaaattatcttacctgtgaggacacaaccagaaaatcttgacgaacaacttcagaagttcttggatgcaaaatatttctctacaataga from Schistocerca serialis cubense isolate TAMUIC-IGC-003099 unplaced genomic scaffold, iqSchSeri2.2 HiC_scaffold_1417, whole genome shotgun sequence encodes the following:
- the LOC126442982 gene encoding GATA zinc finger domain-containing protein 15-like yields the protein MEKLDAVDLLYEEQEPTHNSRSRNQHVYIATLPNTQQNSQHTVNMQNSHHNSQLHTNNNYNYTQGDNPYKKRRNNNFNSRSNNGNNNGHKAKHKHWQRNNNTDYTRNGTLTPHFNQNDNQYDVRQWQTPQPPPQNHIQMPQGNFAQTSNTNQQVTSAKRNQTGDWQRQYPNPLAEYADTKTRQADRLNDRRQLLL